The genome window CTTCGATTCGTGTTTGTGCTTCGTACTCGACAAAGATGTCGGCACGCCTTAACAGTTTTGCTTCTAGCTCTGTTTTACCTGGGCAGTCACCACCGATGGCGTTGATATGTACGCCGTCTGCTACTTGTTCGTTGGTTAAAATGGTGGCATTTCGTTTATCAGCCGTGCATGTAGTAATGATGTTGGCATTGATCAATGCTTGATCTATCGATTGGCACGCGACAATCTCTAAATCTTTACCTGCAAGATTCTTCTGACATTTAGCGACTGCTTCGGGGTCAATATCATATAAACGTATTTTGTTAATGCCAAGTACAGTGCTAAATGCGATAACCTGAAATTCGGATTGGGCGCCGCAACCTATCATCGCCATGGTAGAGGCATTTTTGGGTGCTAAGTATTTTGCTGCCATAGCTGATGTCGCAGCGGTTCTTAATGCGGTTAATATCGTCATTTCTGATAGCAGTAGCGGGTAACCTGTAGCAACATTCGATAATACGCCAAATGCGGTAACGGTTTGCAATCCCGACATTGGGTTTTTAGGGTGTCCGTTAACGTATTTAAAGCTGAACTGCTCAAGATCTCCGGTTGGCATCAGTTCAATAACACCATCA of Thalassotalea insulae contains these proteins:
- a CDS encoding ornithine cyclodeaminase, whose protein sequence is MVQITNTAQQQNSSQVAFISVSQMMELVRHIGTENFITGLISYLEQDFSRWGLFNKSPRFAAHSPDGVIELMPTGDLEQFSFKYVNGHPKNPMSGLQTVTAFGVLSNVATGYPLLLSEMTILTALRTAATSAMAAKYLAPKNASTMAMIGCGAQSEFQVIAFSTVLGINKIRLYDIDPEAVAKCQKNLAGKDLEIVACQSIDQALINANIITTCTADKRNATILTNEQVADGVHINAIGGDCPGKTELEAKLLRRADIFVEYEAQTRIEGDIQQLAANSPVTELHRVINQQQPGREDENQLTIFDGVGFAIEDFSALRYVYQLAHKYDLYRSLELLANPSNPKDLYGLAMMSE